A genomic stretch from Onychostoma macrolepis isolate SWU-2019 chromosome 02, ASM1243209v1, whole genome shotgun sequence includes:
- the cnn3b gene encoding calponin-3b isoform X2 has product MTQFNKGPAYGLSAEVRSKIAQKYDLQKEEELRYWIEDVTGMPIGENFQMGLKDGVILCELINKLQPGSIKKTNHSKLNWHKLENLGNFIKAILAYGLKPNDIFEANDLFENGNMTQVQTTLLALASMAKTKGMDTKVGIGIKYSDKQTRNFDDEKLKAGQCVIGLQMGTNKCASQAGMTAYGTRRHLYDPKTQADKPFDQTTISLQMGTNKGASQAGMLAPGTRRDIFDQKLAVQPLDNSTISLQMGTNKVASQKGMSVYGLGRQIYDPKYCASPTEPTIHSNGSQGTGTNGSEISDSDYQAEYQGEYQDEYQADYHEEYRAHGIDY; this is encoded by the exons ATTGCTCAGAAGTACGACCTGCAGAAGGAGGAGGAGCTGAGGTACTGGATTGAGGATGTAACGGGTATGCCAATCGGAGAAAATTTCCAGATGGGGTTGAAGGATGGCGTCATACTGTGCGA GCTCATTAATAAACTTCAGCCTGGATCCATTAAGAAAACCAACCACTCCAAACTTAACTGGCACAAG CTTGAGAACCTGGGCAACTTCATCAAAGCCATTCTTGCTTATGGCCTGAAGCCTAATGACATCTTTGAGGCCAATGATCTGTTTGAGAACGGGAACATGACTCAAGTCCAGACCACACTTCTTGCTCTGGCCAGCATG GCAAAAACCAAAGGTATGGACACAAAAGTTGGCATTGGCATAAAGTATTCGGACAAACAAACCCGTAACTTTGATGATGAGAAATTGAAGGCTGGTCAATGTGTGATTGGGCTGCAG ATGGGGACAAATAAATGTGCTAGTCAGGCCGGGATGACCGCTTATGGCACCAGGAGACATCTGTATGACCCAAAGACTCAAGCAGACAAGCCTTTTGACCAAACCACAATCAGCTTGCAGATGGGCACAAATAAAGGAGCAAGCCAG GCTGGCATGTTGGCCCCTGGCACCAGGAGGGATATTTTTGACCAGAAATTGGCTGTCCAGCCACTGGACAATTCCACCATCTCGTTGCAGATGGGCACCAACAAGGTGGCCTCTCAGAAGGGCATGAGCGTGTACGGGCTGGGCAGACAGATATATGATCCCAAATACTGTGCCTCCCCCACCGAACCCACCATCCACAGCAACGGCAGCCAAGGCACCGGCACCAACGGCTCTGAGATCAGCGACAGCGACTACCAGGCTGAATACCAAGGAGAATATCAAGACGAGTACCAGGCAGACTACCACGAGGAATACAGAGCCCACGGCATTGACTATTAA
- the cnn3b gene encoding calponin-3b isoform X1: protein MTQFNKGPAYGLSAEVRSKIAQKYDLQKEEELRYWIEDVTGMPIGENFQMGLKDGVILCELINKLQPGSIKKTNHSKLNWHKLENLGNFIKAILAYGLKPNDIFEANDLFENGNMTQVQTTLLALASMVSFVQNIMNGDDERRMFMFGVSGIMPLSFFHSKAKTKGMDTKVGIGIKYSDKQTRNFDDEKLKAGQCVIGLQMGTNKCASQAGMTAYGTRRHLYDPKTQADKPFDQTTISLQMGTNKGASQAGMLAPGTRRDIFDQKLAVQPLDNSTISLQMGTNKVASQKGMSVYGLGRQIYDPKYCASPTEPTIHSNGSQGTGTNGSEISDSDYQAEYQGEYQDEYQADYHEEYRAHGIDY, encoded by the exons ATTGCTCAGAAGTACGACCTGCAGAAGGAGGAGGAGCTGAGGTACTGGATTGAGGATGTAACGGGTATGCCAATCGGAGAAAATTTCCAGATGGGGTTGAAGGATGGCGTCATACTGTGCGA GCTCATTAATAAACTTCAGCCTGGATCCATTAAGAAAACCAACCACTCCAAACTTAACTGGCACAAG CTTGAGAACCTGGGCAACTTCATCAAAGCCATTCTTGCTTATGGCCTGAAGCCTAATGACATCTTTGAGGCCAATGATCTGTTTGAGAACGGGAACATGACTCAAGTCCAGACCACACTTCTTGCTCTGGCCAGCATGGTGAGTTTTGTGCAAAACATCATGAATGGAGATGATGAAAGAAGGATGTTTATGTTTGGAGTTTCTGGTATAATGCCACTTTCGTTCTTTCATTCAAAGGCAAAAACCAAAGGTATGGACACAAAAGTTGGCATTGGCATAAAGTATTCGGACAAACAAACCCGTAACTTTGATGATGAGAAATTGAAGGCTGGTCAATGTGTGATTGGGCTGCAG ATGGGGACAAATAAATGTGCTAGTCAGGCCGGGATGACCGCTTATGGCACCAGGAGACATCTGTATGACCCAAAGACTCAAGCAGACAAGCCTTTTGACCAAACCACAATCAGCTTGCAGATGGGCACAAATAAAGGAGCAAGCCAG GCTGGCATGTTGGCCCCTGGCACCAGGAGGGATATTTTTGACCAGAAATTGGCTGTCCAGCCACTGGACAATTCCACCATCTCGTTGCAGATGGGCACCAACAAGGTGGCCTCTCAGAAGGGCATGAGCGTGTACGGGCTGGGCAGACAGATATATGATCCCAAATACTGTGCCTCCCCCACCGAACCCACCATCCACAGCAACGGCAGCCAAGGCACCGGCACCAACGGCTCTGAGATCAGCGACAGCGACTACCAGGCTGAATACCAAGGAGAATATCAAGACGAGTACCAGGCAGACTACCACGAGGAATACAGAGCCCACGGCATTGACTATTAA